Below is a window of Stygiolobus azoricus DNA.
GCTTAATTTTGCTAGTTCTTCTAGCATAGAGAAATCTCTCAAGGTAATGTTATTTGTTCCTCGACTAGTTGAGATAGACAAAAGAGTAGGACCATTTGGTATCATAAGTAATTCAAATCGGAAGTAGTTACTTTCAGCTATTCTGATAATGTAGGTCTTATTCCCTTCATTTGATAGTTTTCTAAATTCTTCTAATTTTGAAGTCAAAAATGTTTTATCACAAGTAGAAACGAGAAAGTTAAAACCTCTGATGTCTTTCACACACTCCGTTGAACACAACATATATACTAAATCTCGATTTGTAGAATATAAAAATATTTGAGGCTTTTAGGCTAAAACACTTTTAGTTTACACGCTTGCTAATAGTAGATTAGCGTTTTTAGTTAATTCATAGTAATATTTTCTTCCTTTTCTGACACTTACAAGTCCAAATTTCTGTAATAATTCTAAATGATATCTAGCAGTTGAATAATTTATTTTAAGTTCTTTAGATATTTCATATGCGGTTTTAGGCCCATTTCTCAATGCTTCTATTATCTTCTTTCTAGTCTCCCAACCTGGTAGGGCTAATAACTCATCTACTTTTGTTATGCTCATAGGATTATTCTAGCTTTCCATTATGCTTAAATCTAAGCAGTTTTTTATAGGAATAATTTCATTTTCAGTGGATAAATTCATTATCTAATAGGAAAATACCTGTCTCTATTCACGAACATTACAACTAGAAGAAATAATAGCAATGCAAAGACAGCAAATGAGTAGTACGGCTCTCTAAGTCCTAATAAGAGTAGAAGAAATATTGAAAAAGGTATAGGAAGAAAAGTCTTGTTATTTAGACCATGGAACAGTGAAAAACCAATGGCAGGTACTAAGAATAGAGGATTGTAGATCGATAGTACAAGTAGGATGAGTAATATCATCAAAAGCAGGATTCTCAGTATGTTAATTCTCTGTGTTAACATAATTATTTGTTAATTATCGGTTGAGTATAAATTTATAGCTTATGTAAAACTTCGTGGAAACCTTGTAAATGATCTCTGAAACTGCTGAAAAATCTATTTTTCCTAACTTCATTTAAATTAATCTCTGTAATTATTCTATCCTCTTCAAATAATTTTGCTGTACTAATAATTTCTCCTAAAGGTGACACTACCATTGAACCTCCCCAGAAGAACTCTTCTTCTTGGCTACCTACAGTATTTACAAAGACGCTCCATACACCATTTATGATAGAATGGGCTTTAAGCAAGGCCTCCCATTGCTCCTTGATCGCTAGGGTAGAAGAAAGCCTTCTCATAGGTGAGGCAGCTGGAATCATAATTACTTCTGCCCCCATTAGCGCTAGTGCCTCTATCGGTTCGTAGTGCCACGCATCTTCACATATTGTGACACCGAACTTATATCCTTTGTATTCATATATCCTCAAATCAGTCCTAGGATCGCCTGGTTGAAAATACCT
It encodes the following:
- a CDS encoding ArsR/SmtB family transcription factor — translated: MSITKVDELLALPGWETRKKIIEALRNGPKTAYEISKELKINYSTARYHLELLQKFGLVSVRKGRKYYYELTKNANLLLASV
- a CDS encoding nitrilase-related carbon-nitrogen hydrolase, with the protein product MGLRVELAQIRPKLGDVTHNFQKHIEIINTSSADCVVFPELSLTGYVLRDLVFEIYKESEKAVNKLSEHSKCVIAGLVKEVRPGILRNSAAVIIEGKIDYIYKFYLPTYGLFEERRYFQPGDPRTDLRIYEYKGYKFGVTICEDAWHYEPIEALALMGAEVIMIPAASPMRRLSSTLAIKEQWEALLKAHSIINGVWSVFVNTVGSQEEEFFWGGSMVVSPLGEIISTAKLFEEDRIITEINLNEVRKNRFFSSFRDHLQGFHEVLHKL